Proteins from one Kazachstania africana CBS 2517 chromosome 1, complete genome genomic window:
- the AFG2 gene encoding AAA family ATPase AFG2 (similar to Saccharomyces cerevisiae AFG2 (YLR397C); ancestral locus Anc_4.259) has translation MAPKSSNTSKKSSSLNTESQKQAKIKIPNEFIARPLNLKGNNRDTSVALIHPHILKALEIASGSMCMISKTGANGIVVQAKAGDEKAHPSNVVMLSSAIRSVGNIILGDRLEIRKLTWQPPYATSINISTTGGIGINDSIDKKALEKLLDDCGIVMPGMIFHDFESSEEEKVDVIITMVEDDKLPDISKVSLSDVDTAEQQFLSPAVLFRKNGTKITFTSERRVNSKYNLPQPLLYEAVGGLSKEIGLLKSTIELPLHQPTLFSDFGVSPPRGILLHGPPGTGKTMLLRCVANTSNAHVLTINGPSIVSKYLGETEAALRDIFNEAKKYQPSIIFIDEIDSLAPNRANDDSGEVESRVVATLLTLMDGMGAAGRLVVVAATNRPNSVDPALRRPGRFDQEVEIGIPDAEARLDILLKQFSNMSSERHSLTEDNIKTIASKTHGYVGADLSALCRESVMKTIQRGLTEGTAMDKTLLKVTMDDVENAMLDIRPSAMREIFLEMPKVYWSDIGGQHELKRKMKEMIQLPLEASETFAELGVSAPKGVLLYGPPGCSKTLTAKALATESGINFFAVKGPEIFSKYVGESERAIREIFRKARAASPSIIFFDEIDALSPDRDSGSTSAASHVLTSLLNEIDGVEELKGVVIVAATNRPDEIDPALLRPGRLDRHIFVGPPDYEARLQILHKCTKKFQLEGSDVNLEDLARRTDGCSGAEIVLLCQEAGLAAIMENLQAKEVRAAHFEKAMEGISRGITEDMLEYYNNFASRSGISA, from the coding sequence ATGGCGCCAAAATCAAGTAATACGTCCAAGAAGAGCTCTTCATTGAATACAGAGTCTCAGAAACAAGctaaaatcaaaattccAAATGAGTTTATTGCTAGACCGTTGAATCTAAAGGGAAATAACAGAGATACTTCTGTTGCTCTAATACATCCACATATACTGAAAGCTCTGGAAATTGCATCTGGTTCTATGTGTatgatttcaaagacaGGAGCTAATGGTATTGTAGTTCAAGCAAAAGCAGGTGATGAAAAGGCACATCCTTCAAATGTTGTAATGCTCTCATCAGCCATTAGATCTGTAGGCAATATTATACTGGGTGATAGATTAGAGATTAGAAAACTTACATGGCAACCACCATATGCTACATCTATCAACATTAGTACTACGGGGGGTATTGGAATAAATGATTCGATTGACAAGAAAGCTCTCGAAAAGCTTTTAGATGACTGTGGTATTGTGATGCCCGGTATGATCTTCCATGACTTTGAATCAAGCGAAGAGGAGAAAGTTGACGTTATTATTACAATGGTCgaagatgataaattgCCAGATATTTCGAAGGTTTCTTTATCGGACGTAGATACAGCTGAGCAACAGTTCCTGTCCCCAGCGGTATTATTCAGAAAAAATGGAACAAAAATAACGTTTACATCAGAGAGGAGGGTCAACTCAAAGTATAACCTACCTCAGCCACTGTTATACGAAGCTGTCGGTGGATTATCTAAAGAAATCGGATTACTGAAAAGCACAATAGAATTGCCACTTCATCAACCTACCTTGTTTAGCGATTTTGGAGTTAGCCCGCCAAGAGGCATCTTACTACATGGCCCACCAGGTACCGGGAAGACGATGCTGCTGAGATGTGTAGCTAATACTTCCAATGCCCATGTATTGACTATAAATGGTCCATCAATTGTGTCAAAATATTTAGGAGAAACTGAAGCAGCATTAAGAGATATATTTAACGAAGCTAAAAAATACCAACCATCGATTATATTCATAGATGAAATCGACTCTCTCGCACCAAACAGAGCTAATGATGACTCAGGTGAAGTAGAAAGTAGAGTTGTTGCCACTCTATTGACATTAATGGATGGAATGGGCGCTGCTGGGCGATTAGTTGTAGTAGCTGCTACCAATAGACCAAATTCTGTTGATCCAGCTTTGAGAAGACCAGGTAGGTTTGATCAAGAGGTGGAAATCGGTATTCCTGACGCTGAAGCCAGACtagatattttattaaaacAGTTCTCCAACATGTCCTCTGAACGTCATAGTTTAACTGAAGATAATATCAAAACAATTGCATCCAAGACACATGGTTATGTTGGTGCAGACCTTTCTGCACTATGTAGAGAATCTGTCATGAAAACTATTCAGAGGGGACTAACTGAAGGAACCGCTATGGACAAGACTTTGCTAAAAGTTACTATGGATGATGTTGAAAATGCAATGTTGGATATTAGACCTAGTGCGATGAGggaaatatttttggaGATGCCAAAGGTGTATTGGTCAGATATCGGTGGCCAACATGAATtaaagaggaaaatgaaGGAAATGATCCAATTACCTTTAGAAGCATCAGAAACTTTTGCAGAACTAGGTGTCTCTGCGCCAAAGGGTGTCTTATTATATGGACCACCAGGGTGCTCTAAAACCCTAACCGCTAAAGCTCTGGCCACAGAATCTGGTATCAACTTTTTTGCAGTAAAAGGTCCAGAAATATTCAGTAAATATGTGGGAGAATCCGAACGTGCAAttagagaaattttcagaaaagCTCGTGCTGCATCTCCTAGTATCATATTTTTCGATGAAATCGATGCTCTTTCACCTGACAGAGATAGTGGCTCTACCTCTGCTGCTAGCCATGTACTTACCTCTTTGctgaatgaaattgatggtGTTGAAGAGCTTAAAGGGGTTGTCATAGTTGCCGCAACAAATAGACCAGATGAAATCGATCCCGCTCTATTGAGACCAGGCAGACTAGATAGACATATATTTGTAGGGCCTCCTGACTATGAAGCAAGATTACAAATTCTACATAAGTGCACGAAGAAGTTCCAACTTGAAGGGTCAGACGTCAATTTAGAGGACTTGGCAAGAAGGACCGATGGTTGTTCAGGTGCTGAGATTGTGTTATTGTGTCAAGAAGCGGGTCTCGCGGCTATCATGGAGAATTTACAGGCTAAAGAAGTTAGAGCTGCgcattttgaaaaagccATGGAAGGTATCTCAAGAGGTATTACTGAAGATATGCTCGAATATTACAATAATTTTGCATCAAGAAGTGGGATTTCAGCATAG
- the VPS33 gene encoding tethering complex ATP-binding subunit VPS33 (similar to Saccharomyces cerevisiae VPS33 (YLR396C); ancestral locus Anc_4.258) — translation MNSKWNTRRFKKITSDNLCNALKSISSQEQILVVQPKLLPVLNQLLTFTELTKSTPVRKIALLDEQLKNDLPSLLGTIPSMELVFLIDVRVDLCLPNELVKLIKDLQLTELNVLYCTWKTEMTNNLKRLTHFIKSQLENLSKANLFEWDFFPFAQQDDNLLVVNVLYNEDGENLYYPKRSSMEKTTRGILLDNMSNCIKSLLAQTNTIVTDAIAMGSISKNLVALLHDQHQTDENLFIKETLYGSKYHSSLETDLIVLERNVDPITPLLTQLSYVGILDDFFEFGDDCKLKDKEFTLDYITDDTWNELKFLNFGSVGPQLNKMAKDLQSQYDSRHNAETVNEIKNFVDSLGSLQQRQKLLKKHTNLSSNVLEEVEQNENLLFNRILELEQDILLDKLSTTIAIDKILELVYESDVQPEKILRLVCLLSITKNFLKDKDFENLQRELVDSFGVNMIFQLERLIRNRLLKNKSTSQTFEGIEDIQLKKNYRYPSLWLDTLPDETSNDANFAYCGMVPLTYRLIQLLYDRTIISKHYSSQQPFMISKTANISKLNELFENLYGNGNLITEEKWVPTKKVKHAKNENSPASNDSNIAIIVFLGGITLSEFATLRVLQDKLHKKNVNKRFIVIADGLTNGTRLIRSFM, via the coding sequence atgaattcaaaatggAATACCAGgagatttaaaaaaataacatcAGACAATTTGTGCAATGCGTTGAAATCAATATCCTCTCAAGAACAGATACTCGTTGTTCAACCCAAATTATTGCCAGTCTTAAATCAACTTTTGACATTTACTGAATTGACAAAATCAACACCTGTACGAAAAATAGCATTGTTAGACGAGCAGCTTAAGAATGACTTGCCAAGCCTACTAGGGACAATCCCTTCAATGGAACTAGTTTTTTTGATAGATGTAAGGGTAGATCTATGTCTGCCCAATGAGTTGGTAAAGCTTATTAAGGACTTGCAACTAACTGAACTAAATGTACTCTACTGTACGTGGAAAACTGAAATGACAAACAACTTGAAGCGCTTAACACACTTCATCAAATCTCAGCttgaaaatctttcaaaagcCAATTTATTCGAGTGGGatttctttccttttgCACAACAGGACGATAATCTATTAGTTGTGAACGTTCTATACAATGAAGACGGTGAAAACTTATATTATCCGAAGAGAAGTTCGATGGAGAAGACCACACGCGGTATTCTGTTGGATAATATGTCAAATTGCATAAAATCTTTATTGGCTCAAACAAATACGATTGTCACAGATGCAATTGCCATGGGAagcatttcaaaaaatcttGTAGCTTTATTGCATGATCAGCATCAGACAGAcgaaaatttatttatcaaagaaaCTTTGTATGGCAGTAAATACCACAGCTCATTGGAAACAGACCTGATTGTACTGGAAAGAAATGTGGACCCAATTACGCCGCTCTTGACCCAGCTCTCATACGTTGGTATTTTAGatgatttctttgaatttggtGATGACTGTAAGTTAAAGGACAAAGAGTTTACTCTAGATTACATTACGGATGATACCTGGAATGAattgaagtttttgaattttggatCAGTAGGCCCTCAACTGAATAAGATGGCTAAGGACTTACAAAGTCAATATGATTCAAGACATAATGCAGAAACTGtcaatgaaatcaaaaattttgtagaCTCACTAGGGTCCTTGCAACAAAGACAAAAGCTATTAAAAAAACACACAAACTTGTCCTCTAACGTCctagaagaagttgaacagaatgaaaatttattatttaatagAATTTTAGAATTGGAACAGGATATTTTGTTGGATAAACTGAGTACTACAATTGCTATAGATAAAATCTTGGAACTCGTGTACGAATCGGACGTACAGCCTGAGAAGATTCTACGACTAGTTTGtttattatcaataacgaaaaatttcttaaaagaCAAGGATTTTGAGAATTTGCAGCGAGAACTAGTGGATTCATTTGGTGTTAATATGATATTCCAACTAGAAAGATTAATAAGAAATAGACTACTCAAAAACAAGTCTACATCACAGACTTTTGAAGGCATAGAAGATATACAATTAAAAAAGAACTATAGATATCCATCACTCTGGTTAGATACATTGCCTGATGAAACTTCCAATGATGCAAATTTTGCATATTGCGGTATGGTGCCTCTAACATACAGATTAATCCAGTTACTTTATGATAGAACGATAATCAGTAAGCACTATTCATCACAACAACCGTTCATGATTTCCAAAACTGCcaatatatcaaaattgaacGAGCTTTTTGAAAACCTTTATGGAAACGGCAACTTGAttactgaagaaaaatgggTTCCAACCAAAAAGGTCAAGCATGCTAAGAACGAAAATTCACCCGCTAGTAACGATAGCAATATTGCAATAATAGTGTTTCTTGGAGGTATTACACTGAGTGAATTCGCCACATTGCGTGTGCTACAGGACAAACTACATAAGAAAAATGTCAACAAGAGATTTATAGTGATTGCTGATGGCCTCACCAATGGTACTCGTCTCATCAGAAGCTTTATGTAA
- the COX8 gene encoding cytochrome c oxidase subunit VIII (similar to Saccharomyces cerevisiae COX8 (YLR395C); ancestral locus Anc_4.256), producing MIEKSLQRLAFKRAFTTTPIRSVHFAEGVYSNLPFKVLNRKIPYGVIHFGFFGLGFAVPFLIGFVQMKKSGNI from the coding sequence ATGATTGAAAAGAGTTTACAAAGGTTGGCATTCAAAAGAGCCTTCACAACGACCCCAATAAGGTCTGTCCATTTTGCGGAAGGTGtctattcaaatttaccGTTCAAAGTACTAAATAGAAAGATCCCATACGGTGTAATACATTTTGGGTTCTTTGGTCTGGGATTTGCAGTACCCTTTCTGATTGGGTTTgttcaaatgaaaaagtcTGGAAATATTTAG
- the CST9 gene encoding SUMO ligase CST9 (similar to Saccharomyces cerevisiae CST9 (YLR394W); ancestral locus Anc_4.255) produces the protein MSLNQFSQEFVFCNVCHIRYSKEDPLNLTSCAHILCKQHISPDKKCPVCQTEDISIIKLLESKHQQLPTDVKLFFEPIPNLMENIYNVANFQVRGLLSQLQYYQNHCVKLREKVARQQQLLYKAKQELDAVASLKERNRQLESLLRGGNNFFSNITPNSVSSFKEPPHTVDLTLDVEEPQQLFVDKLKKTTSFRKNSNSHNIKNLTPTRQSEKNVTPMNSLIAESTHINKYFESSSRDSKAPILNSSSISPLGHSSLSYNQSTGSSKTVIGITKDLIKKPKFPNALERLRINKRNNTTQDETVRRTISNSTHVKSSNGDKTFNPRKRSTTSNTLSSYNNFKRIK, from the coding sequence ATGTCATTGAATCAATTCAGTCAAGAGTTTGTGTTTTGCAATGTATGCCATATAAGATACTCCAAAGAGGATCCGTTGAACCTCACTTCATGTGCACATATACTCTGTAAACAACATATCAGTCCAGACAAAAAATGTCCCGTATGCCAAACagaagatatttcaataataaaactACTGGAGTCCAAACATCAACAGTTACCTACTGACGTTAAATTGTTTTTTGAGCCGATACCAAACTTGATGGAAAATATCTATAATGTAGCGAATTTCCAGGTGAGAGGTCTACTGAGCCAGCTACAATACTACCAGAATCACTGTGTAAAATTGAGAGAGAAAGTTGCCAGACAACAACAGTTACTGTATAAAGCTAAGCAGGAATTGGACGCAGTTGCCTCgctgaaagaaagaaataggCAATTGGAAAGCTTACTTAGAGGTGgtaacaatttttttagtaatATTACGCCAAATTCAGTCAGCAGTTTTAAAGAGCCACCACATACAGTGGATTTGACCCTTGATGTAGAAGAACCACAACAATTATTTGTGGACAAACTAAAGAAGACAACCtcatttagaaaaaatagtaatagtcacaatattaaaaatttgacgCCCACAAGACAAAGTGAGAAGAATGTCACTCCGATGAATTCTTTGATTGCGGAATCCACACATATCAATAAGTATTTTGAATCATCATCTCGTGACTCAAAGGCCCCAATATTAAATTCTTCGAGTATTTCGCCATTAGGTCACTCATCATTGTCTTATAATCAGTCGACTGGGTCATCCAAGACCGTAATTGGTATCACTAAGGACCTCATAAAGAAGCCAAAATTCCCAAATGCATTAGAAAGGCtaagaataaataaaagaaataatacCACTCAAGATGAGACAGTAAGGAGAACGATCTCAAACAGCACGCACGTTAAATCTAGCAATGGTGACAAGACCTTCAATCCTAGAAAAAGAAGTACTACTTCAAACACTCTTAGCTCATACAACAActtcaaaagaataaaataa
- the ATP10 gene encoding Atp10p (similar to Saccharomyces cerevisiae ATP10 (YLR393W); ancestral locus Anc_4.253), whose translation MLVSKRLLSTTFQPRFLDKFFKPVVEASNPRKHEVKTLIRPVGLVSPPTPHTKYSKGNSFKDLFDEEKTAKRTEELSREMSYSAMYDMHTFRQTNGKLFLSPKAYWRKDRALYFPHIVGKSLANKKLSIEEVLKGKLSVVRMFSNSAGNDLTLQYLKRIQNTKELQFINIHWVENVLKSAIVKLSKWNIKNNVPKESHKDYFICSRSQLPFTIRDELKINNMYTGYLFLVDKDLKIRWLGCGGATTLDQEILANSIEGLLKE comes from the coding sequence ATGTTAGTTAGTAAGCGACTTCTTTCCACTACTTTTCAACCACGATTTCTTGACAAGTTCTTTAAGCCAGTAGTGGAAGCGTCAAACCCTAGGAAACATGAGGTAAAGACATTAATCAGACCCGTGGGATTAGTATCTCCGCCTACTCCCCACACAAAGTATTCCAAAGGCAATTCatttaaagatttatttgatgaagagaaGACAGCTAAAAGAACGGAAGAATTATCTAGGGAAATGAGCTATTCTGCTATGTATGATATGCATACTTTCCGTCAAACGAACGGGAAGCTGTTTCTTTCACCAAAAGCGTATTGGAGAAAAGATAGAGCACTATATTTCCCACACATTGTTGGGAAATCTTTGGCAAATAAGAAACTTTCCATTGAAGAAGTTTTGAAGGGAAAACTTAGTGTTGTCAGAATGTTCAGTAATTCAGCTGGAAATGATCTGACtttacaatatttgaaaagaattcAGAACACAAAAGAATTgcaatttattaatattcATTGGGTTGAAAATGTTTTGAAATCTGCGATAGTGAAGCTATCTAAGTggaatatcaaaaataatgtgCCGAAGGAGTCCCATAAGGACTATTTCATTTGTAGCAGGAGCCAATTGCCCTTTACAATTCGAGACGAGTTGAAGATCAATAACATGTATACAGGTTACCTATTTCTTGTTGACAAAGACTTAAAAATCCGCTGGCTGGGCTGTGGTGGCGCAACTACTTTagatcaagaaatattgGCCAATAGTATTGAAGgtcttttgaaagaatga
- the ART10 gene encoding Art10p (similar to Saccharomyces cerevisiae YLR392C; ancestral locus Anc_4.252): MPSTKVELKLAPPINGEFYGSEDQISGEVNLKLEKSLPIKKISVKLHGFAQTITTIDNEYIMGQNGLLTPGFENRSYHTLITAEERVFPPDNVWDALNGSTKPFKVNPGQYHYTFKFDKLKNKKPKCLKTHKKEMVYFNKRRTAKMPPSFNNLWKELNRIDNLDLYFYSFGKVIYVVEVLVELGKAKTWLKPFDKLIRESQPIEYIPDIDDVAYDEHDLETDTINNISRHNSNLTGMDRSLSNRSGSNKSFAAQIHERSVSNSSLSQYNSFQKQFTSTASSEKLKAIRSRTSIKGLEIYKSTFQIGLPDNVSTLWLEVRTKSPGIDKVFRMDPLFKKGCNKFDNIFLIIQNKSNMSIVKDLSVKPIGITLNLFETTTYLSQGIANQNVSSLRLVDLKLDGSESIFSMQSNLTKKGDDIYECELNLKDHVRLKNFVFNEEDYRHRGNRLYSFKTCSIKRIFELQLLVDWDVNGYAKQTEVIIDSMQVFAQLNNIHEDNYLPRYIEPPNYNDLK; the protein is encoded by the coding sequence ATGCCATCTACGAAAGTGGAACTTAAACTAGCACCACCCATTAATGGAGAATTCTATGGTAGTGAGGATCAAATAAGTGGAGAAGTGAATTTAAAGCTAGAAAAATCATTGCctataaagaaaatttctgtGAAATTACATGGTTTTGCACAGACGATTACTACTATCGACAATGAATATATTATGGGGCAAAATGGGTTATTAACTCCTGGGTTTGAAAATCGTTCATACCATACCTTAATTACTGCTGAAGAAAGGGTTTTCCCTCCCGATAATGTTTGGGATGCCTTAAATGGTTCTACTAAGCCCTTCAAAGTGAATCCAGGACAATATCATTATACcttcaaatttgataaactgaaaaataagaagCCTAAATGTCTCAAGACAcataagaaagaaatggtCTACTTTAACAAGAGGAGAACGGCCAAGATGCCACCTAGCTTTAATAATCTGTGGAAGGAATTAAACAGAATCGATAATTTAGATCTTTATTTCTATTCCTTTGGTAAAGTCATTTATGTAGTGGAAGTATTAGTGGAATTAGGAAAAGCCAAGACATGGTTGAAGCCGTTCGATAAATTGATTAGAGAAAGTCAACCGATCGAATATATCCCAGATATAGATGACGTCGCCTATGATGAACACGATTTGGAAACTGACacaatcaataatataAGTAGGCATAATTCTAACTTAACAGGTATGGATCGCTCACTTTCTAATAGATCAGGATCTAATAAGTCATTTGCAGCACAAATTCATGAAAGAAGTGTTAGCAACAGTAGCCTTTCTCAGTAcaattcttttcaaaaacaattTACATCAACTGCTAGCAGTGAAAAGCTAAAGGCTATACGAAGTAGAACGAGCATTAAAGGTTTAGAAATATACAAATCtacttttcaaattgggTTGCCTGATAACGTGAGTACGCTATGGTTGGAAGTGAGGACAAAAAGCCCCGGGATAGACAAAGTGTTTAGGATGGATCCATTATTTAAGAAAGGctgtaataaatttgataatatttttcttatcattcaaaataaaagtaACATGAGTATTGTTAAAGACTTGAGTGTAAAACCAATTGGAATTACATTGAACTTATTTGAAACCACTACATACCTGTCGCAAGGTATTGCTAATCAGAACGTTTCTTCATTGAGATTAGTGGATTTGAAACTAGATGGTTCTGAATCTATTTTCTCAATGCAAAGTAATCTGACCAAAAAGGGCGACGATATATATGAATGTGAACTGAATTTAAAAGACCATGTACggttgaaaaatttcgtATTTAATGAAGAGGACTATAGACATCGTGGGAATAGACTTTACAGTTTCAAAACCTGCTCGATAAAGAGGATTTTTGAGTTACAATTACTTGTTGATTGGGATGTGAACGGATATGCCAAACAAACTGAAGTAATTATTGATTCAATGCAAGTTTTTGCAcaattaaataatatacatgAGGATAACTATCTACCAAGATATATCGAACCACCAAATTACAACGACTTAAAGTAG
- the CCW14 gene encoding Ccw14p (similar to Saccharomyces cerevisiae CCW14 (YLR390W-A); ancestral locus Anc_4.251): MRFSTLASTALSLALLSKNVLATPPACLLACVAQVTKASSSCSTLSDVECLCGIENSSIESCLNSICPNGNADSAYSSFESTCSEQGYSLGSSSSSSSAASSIEASSSVEATSSAEATSSVQATSSVQATSSVQATFSVQATSSVQATSSVQATSSVQVTSSSTSSTTTAATSTTSAVISASSSSTVSVDTQTDNAASFLQSSWLLAAAALFI; encoded by the coding sequence ATGCGTTTCTCCACTCTCGCTTCTACTGCTTTATCTCTAGCCTTATTATCTAAGAACGTCTTAGCTACCCCTCCAGCATGTTTGTTGGCTTGTGTCGCCCAAGTCACTAAGGCTTCTTCCAGCTGTTCCACTTTAAGTGATGTCGAATGTCTCTGTGGTATCGAAAACTCCTCTATTGAAAGCTGTTTGAACTCTATTTGTCCAAATGGTAATGCAGACAGTGCTTactcttcttttgaaagcACATGTTCAGAACAAGGATACTCCTTAGGTagttcttcctcttcttcttctgctgctTCTTCTATCGAGGCCTCTTCTTCTGTTGAAGCTACTTCTTCTGCTGAAGCTACTTCCTCTGTTCAAGCTACTTCCTCTGTTCAAGCTACTTCCTCTGTTCAAGCTACTTTCTCTGTTCAAGCTACTTCCTCTGTTCAAGCTACTTCCTCTGTTCAAGCTACTTCCTCTGTTCAAGTTACTTCCTCATCTACCTCATCAACTACCACCGCTGCTACTTCTACTACTTCAGCAGTTATCTCCGcctcttcatcttccacCGTTTCTGTCGACACTCAAACTGACAATGCTGCCAGCTTCTTACAATCTTCATGGTTATTAGCTGCTGCCGCTTTattcatctaa
- the ECM19 gene encoding Ecm19p (similar to Saccharomyces cerevisiae ECM19 (YLR390W); ancestral locus Anc_4.247) codes for MPRVRGYGAFAVSIVTVASVYMGAKFFQPIVVDQLRKDNNLRPDVDVPPLSSDATASLAKDRPHS; via the coding sequence ATGCCAAGAGTTAGAGGATACGGTGCATTCGCAGTTAGTATAGTGACGGTAGCCAGTGTCTACATGGGTGCGAAATTCTTTCAACCGATCGTGGTTGATCAACTCAGAAAGGACAACAATTTAAGGCCAGATGTGGACGTTCCGCCGCTATCCAGCGATGCCACTGCTAGCCTTGCCAAGGACAGACCTCATTCCTGA